In one window of Serinus canaria isolate serCan28SL12 chromosome 18, serCan2020, whole genome shotgun sequence DNA:
- the SMIM36 gene encoding small integral membrane protein 36 → MEFYLEIDPVTLNLIILVSSYVILLLVFLISCVLYDCRGKDPSKEYAPEVPADTQPPIRLVVMQQGSPGTRWAKGLVSAYENPADLPGKRTTVV, encoded by the coding sequence ATGGAGTTTTATTTGGAGATTGACCCCGTTACCTTGAATCTCATCATTCTGGTATCTAGCTATGTCATTTTGCTTCTGGTTTTCCTGATCTCCTGCGTGCTCTAtgactgcagagggaaggatCCTAGCAAGGAATATGCTCCTGAGGtccctgcagacacccagcCCCCGATCCGGCTGGTGGTGATGCAGCAGGGCTCCCCTGGCACTCGCTGGGCAAAGGGGCTCGTCTCTGCCTACGAGAACCCTGCTGATCTGCCTGGGAAAAGGACTACAGTTGTGTGA